The following coding sequences are from one Lolium rigidum isolate FL_2022 chromosome 6, APGP_CSIRO_Lrig_0.1, whole genome shotgun sequence window:
- the LOC124663388 gene encoding uncharacterized protein LOC124663388, translating into MATTTGIAPATAHQSESMSPAGTDGPRAGASPVRALLRRMMPRGHYSPQGSAPSGRATEIMAPLDAADGAEEKPRRGWLRRLASQDGAPRRWKSLGGAGASRRLASLSRSLRWKRLSVNLRGGWASALLDTVAFRVMYVLEAVVLGLALSCFFCCCGCQI; encoded by the coding sequence ATGGCCACGACGACGGGCATAGCGCCGGCGACGGCGCACCAGTCGGAGTCCATGTCTCCGGCCGGCACAGACGGCCCCCGCGCGGGTGCGTCGCCGGTCAGGGCTTTGCTCCGGCGGATGATGCCTCGGGGCCATTACTCACCCCAGGGGTCGGCGCCGTCCGGAAGGGCTACCGAGATAATGGCGCCGCTGGACGCTGCCGACGGCGCGGAGGAGAAGCCACGTCGCGGGTGGCTGCGCCGGCTGGCCTCGCAGGATGGCGCGCCGCGGCGGTGGAAGAgcctcggcggcgccggcgcgtcgAGGCGGCTGGCGTCGCTGTCGCGATCGCTGCGCTGGAAGCGGCTCTCCGTGAACCTGAGGGGCGGCTGGGCGTCGGCGCTGCTCGACACCGTCGCGTTCCGCGTCATGTACGTGCTGGAGGCCGTCGTGCTCGGCCTCGCGCTCTCCTGCTTCTTCTGCTGCTGCGGCTGCCAGATATGA